In one Babylonia areolata isolate BAREFJ2019XMU chromosome 12, ASM4173473v1, whole genome shotgun sequence genomic region, the following are encoded:
- the LOC143288434 gene encoding sodium/calcium exchanger regulatory protein 1-like: MADFAVGTWNLNHTENFDEYMKAVGVGMVMRKLGGTLRPTQEISVDGDTWDIKTITTFKSSELKFTLNEPFEETTVDGRKVTTTVRLEGQKLIQDQKGNPDSLITREFDGSKMTMTLTAKGVSCTRIYHKQGAEGASS; encoded by the exons ATGGCAGACTTTGCGGTTGGCACATGGAATCTCAATCACACGGAGAATTTCGACGAGTATATGAAGGCTGTGG GTGTGGGCATGGTGATGCGCAAGCTGGGAGGCACCCTCAGACCAACTCAGGAAATCTCCGTGGACGGTGACACCTGGGACATCAAAACCATCACGACGTTCAAGAGTTCGGAGCTCAAGTTCACGCTGAACGAACCCTTCGAGGAGACCACTGTGGATGGGAGAAAAGTCACT ACCACAGTGCGCTTGGAGGGACAGAAGTTAATTCAGGACCAGAAGGGAAACCCTGACTCGCTCATCACTCGCGAGTTTGACGGTTCCAAAATGACCATG aCTCTGACGGCCAAGGGCGTGTCGTGCACCAGGATATACCACAAACAGGGAGCAGAGGGTGCCTCCAGCTGA